Proteins encoded by one window of Drosophila melanogaster chromosome X:
- the CG9992 gene encoding uncharacterized protein, isoform C yields the protein MASNSTKKSKPSGMRILWIPGRKSHSKGRFNATNKHISYSGPQKKSEVWSLGGSKAQAELIDFPSTDLSANSPSSSLSIVATCSLVQGCANSDRASSEDLAIVSETATLPTTPVSPNSPIPYSPTSETATASTRAMTSPSVITTVVIQDLHNFVSPEDLPKVPSFPAAQDTDVVLNSSAGTTASIATDSSPLANHKPGSSPPASHSQQTTPQKSRYKNHNNNQEDINSIETISSLTRFQGNATDFDWIDEMVGQRNTNELIHANKRKMSKKVEGLAADQLDAKSLGYDNDKAKLNRKEYDDNDEKVVKCLYYSLMCCDCTIS from the exons ATGGCTTCCAACTCAACGAAGAAAAGCAAACCGAGCGGTATGCGCATATTGTGGATACCGGGCCGAAAGTCCCATTCCAAGGGTCGTTTTAATGCCACCAACAAGCATATCTCGTACTCGGGTCCACAGAAAAAGAGCGAAGTATGGTCCTTGGGCGGCAGCAAGGCTCAGGCCGAGCTGATTGATTT TCCCTCCACCGATTTGTCTGCCAACTCACCATCATCGTCGCTGAGCATTGTGGCCACCTGTTCGCTGGTTCAAGGATGCGCAAACAGCGATAGAGCATCCTCTGAGGACTTGGCCATCGTTTCGGAGACTGCCACACTGCCGACTACGCCTGTGAGCCCGAACTCACCGATCCCGTATAGTCCTACTTCCGAGACTGCAACCGCATCCACGCGAGCCATGACTTCGCCCAGCGTGATCACCACCGTTGTAATACAGGACTTG CACAACTTTGTAAGCCCCGAGGATTTGCCGAAGGTGCCAAGTTTTCCAGCAGCACAGGACACCGATGTGGTGCTAAATAGCTCTGCGGGAACCACAGCATCGATAGCAACCGATTCTTCGCCACTGGCTAATCATAAGCCGGGCTCGTCGCCGCCCGCATCACATTCCCAGCAAACAACGCCACAGAAAAGTAGATATAAgaaccacaacaacaatcag GAGGATATCAATTCGATCGAAACCATTTCCAGTTTAACCAGGTTTCAGGGAAACGCCACAGACTTCGATTGGATCGACGAAATGGTGGGACAGCGAAACACCAACGAACTGATACATGCGAATAAGCGAAAGATGTCCAAAAAGGTGGAGGGCCTGGCCGCCGACCAGTTGGATGCCAAATCGTTAGGCTATGACAATGACAAGGCCAAATTGAATCGCAAGGAGTACGATGACAACGATGAGAAAGTCGTTAAATGCTTGTACTACTCACTGATGTGCTGCGACTGTACTATATCTTAA
- the CG9992 gene encoding uncharacterized protein, isoform B has translation MTSPSVITTVVIQDLHNFVSPEDLPKVPSFPAAQDTDVVLNSSAGTTASIATDSSPLANHKPGSSPPASHSQQTTPQKSRYKNHNNNQEDINSIETISSLTRFQGNATDFDWIDEMVGQRNTNELIHANKRKMSKKVEGLAADQLDAKSLGYDNDKAKLNRKEYDDNDEKVVKCLYYSLMCCDCTIS, from the exons ATGACTTCGCCCAGCGTGATCACCACCGTTGTAATACAGGACTTG CACAACTTTGTAAGCCCCGAGGATTTGCCGAAGGTGCCAAGTTTTCCAGCAGCACAGGACACCGATGTGGTGCTAAATAGCTCTGCGGGAACCACAGCATCGATAGCAACCGATTCTTCGCCACTGGCTAATCATAAGCCGGGCTCGTCGCCGCCCGCATCACATTCCCAGCAAACAACGCCACAGAAAAGTAGATATAAgaaccacaacaacaatcag GAGGATATCAATTCGATCGAAACCATTTCCAGTTTAACCAGGTTTCAGGGAAACGCCACAGACTTCGATTGGATCGACGAAATGGTGGGACAGCGAAACACCAACGAACTGATACATGCGAATAAGCGAAAGATGTCCAAAAAGGTGGAGGGCCTGGCCGCCGACCAGTTGGATGCCAAATCGTTAGGCTATGACAATGACAAGGCCAAATTGAATCGCAAGGAGTACGATGACAACGATGAGAAAGTCGTTAAATGCTTGTACTACTCACTGATGTGCTGCGACTGTACTATATCTTAA